Below is a window of Arabidopsis thaliana chromosome 2, partial sequence DNA.
CAAAAAGATGATACGAAAGAAGAGACATTATCAGAGGAAAAAGACAACATTGCGACTGGTGTAAGAAGCTCGAGAAGGGCAAACAAAGTGGCTGCGGTTGTCGCTAATAATACCAAGACGGGCAAAGGCAGgaacaaacagaaacagacaGAGTCGAAAACAAATTCGTCGAATGATAATAGTAGTAAACAAGACACAGgtaaaacagagaagaaaacggTTTCAGCAGATAAAAAGAAGAGTGTGGCTGATTTCTTGAAGAGATTAAAGAAGAACTCTCCgcaaaaagaagctaaagatCAGAATAAGAGCGGTGGAAATGTTAAGAAAGatagtaaaacaaaaccaagagaaCTTAGAAGTAGCAGTGTGGGTAAAAAGAAGGCCGAGGTAGAGAATACTCCGGTGAAAAGAGCCCCCGGGAGACCGCAGAAGAAAACAGCAGAGGCAACTGCATCTGCCTCAGGAAAACGGGGTAGGGATACAGGAAGCACGGGGAAGGACAATAAACagccaaagaaaagaatcagaaaatgaCAATTCAAAACATGTTTGCCCCTTTAGTGGCATTTCTTAAGAGCTCAAGTTATTGTATATGctttggagttttttttttaatcttaattCTAACATTAGAAGTCCTATTCTCATAGTTATGGATTAGAGAAAGTGTATTTTGGCTTGCTGTCATCAGTAATATTCATTCCTTCTTTTCTGTTATATTTTGCTCATTTCCACCATTTTCGAGTCCCTGCAAAAGCTAGAGCTACAGTGACAATATACCCAAACTATTCCATTGAACATATATATCCAACAAAACGGAGATCCAGGTTGAGCTAATCTCTAGTGTCAGCAAAAATTACAGTCAGATACCCAAGAAAAGGGTAACATCAAAGAAGTTGAGACTCTGACCTTCGATCTCTTCTTCACTGACTCCTCATGGACCACACATTGCACTGTGCCTTGGCAAAATTGCTTGATTCAAACATAAGCTACCGACGAAATGCACCTTCTGCACAAAGAACAGAGAACGAGAATTTTAGTGAAtgtatttgatttgaaattaTAAGCATTTCGTCTTTGTTTGCTCAAATGGAGGAATATCACTGAGGATATAGGGCCTCGGATATGGTAAATGCTTGATATATCAGACTAAAAACTTGCCGTTTTCTCCATCGGAAATATCTCCAAGCTTTGCAATTGCGCCCACAAGTGCATGCTCGTGCTCCTGGATTAAAGGTAATAATAGAGCATCTAAGACTtctgtatatataaatcaaaactaTGTACAAAAGGatctttgttgttgaagaGATCAATCAAACCTCCAAAACTCTCTTAGCCCTTTCAACTTCGTAAGGATCTGGATTGTGTGAACGAAGAACTCTCTCCACCTATCAGATACCATCATCATTTTGAGATATATCGTGCTGCAAAACTAACCTTGTAAATAATTGATACCAACCTCTCTGATTAGGACATCTGTTTGGCGGATTCGTATATCgagatgtttcttttttccagtTCCATTCTGTGATGTTCTGAAACCCTTTCTGATAGTGTTCTTCTCCAAACCGCTTCCTCGTTGTGGAACACAGTTGGGTCCGGTAGTTCTATTCAGTCCATGACCTTGTCCATTATATCGATTACCAAGCCCAGGATCCTCTCCTATCCACTCTATATCCCCAGGAGATATCTGTTAAAGAATTTGAGATCTTGATTAAAAACGAACAAAGAATCGTTGACCAAAGTTTAGAACATTCTCCCCACAAGTTTCAGCAGACTTCTGATCAAAAAGTAATTACCTCTGAGAGTCTAACCCATTCCCATGTCTCAGAAGGTGTTGCAATGTCATAAACTAAAGCATGACGACCCTAAAATTCAAGATTAAACGATATTTAAGTAAGTTCAAGaatcttcttattttataagaaaaactgaaactgaatGCCAACTAACGAAGCCACACACCTCAACTGGATTATACTGGGTAATGATAGCGTCGTAAAATGTATTGTCCTCAGGCCACTTTGTTCTAACTCTTCTTCCTAAAAAAGATTCAGGATCGATTCCGTTTGTGGGTTCACTTGAACTGGCAGGAACAGATGGTAATCTGTTCATGACTTGTCCTCGTGGAGGTTGATCTGAAGGATGGTATGGGGCATGTTTTGTGGAAGACGAGCCAGGAAAAACCTAGAAACAGAAGTAACTTGTAAGAAGATGATTTATGACTAAAAAACATTCCAATATTCTGAGTTTTTGACTCactggtttgtgttttttgccCTTGACAATAGGAACAGGTCCTCGTTTAGCTGTCGATGAAGCAAACGGGTGAGTGGGATCAGCTTGAGGATGAAAAGAAGGTGAAGAACTAGCGAATGGTTGAGAAGGAATTGGCTGGTTTGGTTTGTGCGTCTTCATAGAAGCTGAAACAGAAGGGCTTGGCAATGTATCGTGAACCACTTGAGCAGCATTGCGCATACTTGGCTGCATTCCTCCAGATTGTCTCCATTCCCTAATAACCGAAAAAGCATTTGTTATTGataggaaaagagaagaagcttttcaCTTGCTCATCGGATAAATGCTCAGATTTAAGATCTTGCCTTATCCTTCGTATTGTATCATCTGAGTTAACACGGCCTAGAAGCTCTCTATGCTCCTCATTCGATAAACTCAACTCTTTACGTAATTCAGTTATGacactttctttttcctgAACATAAAATACATGTTATTCCACCTAACCAGACACTAACACA
It encodes the following:
- the EML4 gene encoding Emsy N Terminus (ENT) domain-containing protein (Emsy N Terminus (ENT) domain-containing protein; FUNCTIONS IN: molecular_function unknown; INVOLVED IN: biological_process unknown; LOCATED IN: cellular_component unknown; EXPRESSED IN: 17 plant structures; EXPRESSED DURING: 9 growth stages; CONTAINS InterPro DOMAIN/s: ENT (InterPro:IPR005491); BEST Arabidopsis thaliana protein match is: Emsy N Terminus (ENT)/ plant Tudor-like domains-containing protein (TAIR:AT5G13020.1); Has 35333 Blast hits to 34131 proteins in 2444 species: Archae - 798; Bacteria - 22429; Metazoa - 974; Fungi - 991; Plants - 531; Viruses - 0; Other Eukaryotes - 9610 (source: NCBI BLink).), translating into MDCKSSDSSGTDDDLPPSHRVPRGGGGGRGGRVAGNGRPLNLPPSYPKMYDDLAADMEAQIHQIEKEAYISVLRAFKAQGDAISWEKESVITELRKELSLSNEEHRELLGRVNSDDTIRRIREWRQSGGMQPSMRNAAQVVHDTLPSPSVSASMKTHKPNQPIPSQPFASSSPSFHPQADPTHPFASSTAKRGPVPIVKGKKHKPVFPGSSSTKHAPYHPSDQPPRGQVMNRLPSVPASSSEPTNGIDPESFLGRRVRTKWPEDNTFYDAIITQYNPVEGRHALVYDIATPSETWEWVRLSEISPGDIEWIGEDPGLGNRYNGQGHGLNRTTGPNCVPQRGSGLEKNTIRKGFRTSQNGTGKKKHLDIRIRQTDVLIREVERVLRSHNPDPYEVERAKRVLEEHEHALVGAIAKLGDISDGENEGAFRR